A window of Maioricimonas rarisocia genomic DNA:
CTGGCGGGAGTTCATCCGCGGCATCTACTGGCACTTCATGCCCGACTACATCGAACGGAACCACTTCGAGCATCACCACGACGTACCCGGCTGCTTCTGGACCGGCGAGACCGAGATGGCGTGCGTACGACAATCGATGCAGCACGTGCTGCAGCACGCGTACGCTCATCACATACACCGGCTGATGGTTTTCGGCAACCTGTCGCTGCTGCTCGGCGTGCATCCACGGAAGTTTCATGACTGGCACATGTCGATGTATGCCGACGCGATCGACTGGGTCTCGCTGCCTAACACGCTCGGCATGAGCCAGCACGGCGACGGAGGCATCGTCGGCACCAAGCCGTATGTTTCCAGCGGCAATTACATCAACAAGATGAGCAACTTCTGCTCCGGCTGCCGGTACGACTACAAGTCGGCTACGGGAGAGGACGCCTGCCCGTTCACGTCACTGTACTGGGACTTTCTGGCCCGGCACGAGAAGTCACTCGACTCGAACCATCGGATGGGGATGCAGCTGCGCAACCTCAAGCGCAAGCGGGACAAGGGAGAGCTGAACGCGATCCGCGAACGTGCGGGCGAGATCCGCGATGCGCTGCTGGGAAAGAAGCCGTAGCGTGTGTCACGGCAATCTGCCCAGCGACAATCCGTTCCGGCACACGTCGCGACCGCGTGCCGGCCCGTGACGCACCAGCCGCGTTTGTTGACGCTCACAACGCCGAACGGTGCGTCGCCTCCGGCGACAGCACCCTACATTGACGCGGCCATGCATGTCCGTCAGGTGGGGCAGACATTCCTGTCTGCCCGAACGGTGATCGCAGCCCGGAAATCTACGCCGCATAGCGGCGATGAATTGATTGCTGGGACCAGTCCCAGCCTACGGTTTCGGGGGTGCCATGCTCGCCCTTTCAAGGCGAGCATGTACGCTGAACGACGCGCGGCCCGCCGAACGCGGTCCATCTGGCTCAGCGTCGTAGGGTGTGTCACGGCAATCTGCCCAGCGACAATCCGTTCCGGCACACGTCGCGACCGCGTGCCGGCCCGTGACGCACCAGCCACCTATGTTGACGCTCACAACGACGAACGGTGCGTCGCCTGCGGCGACAGCACCCTACATTGCAGGCGCCATCCTCATCCCAAAGGTGGGGCAGACATTCCTGTCTGCCCGAGCGGTGATCGTCGCCGCAAATCTGCACCGTACACCGGCGATGAATTGACTGCCGGGATCAGTCCCAGCCAGCGTCTCTGCTGGTCCGCGACCGCACCCTACCTCTCGATCATCTCCACCCGACCGGGGGAAAGCAGAATCAGTCGCGTGGCGATGCGCGCATCCGGCAAGCCGTAGATCTGCGACACCGCGGCAGCGTACGCCGTCAGCTGTTCACGATAATGCGCCCGCATCTCGTTCCACTTCGCCGGATTCGCCTCGTCGATCGTATCGGTCTTGAAATCGAGGATGTCGGCAGCGATCGGCTTGCCGTCCTGCTCCAGAAGAACCAGCCGGTCGATGCTTCCTGTCAGCAGTGCCCCATCCTCCTCCAGCAGGGCAAAGTCCCGTTCGTTCTCGACCGTGAGCCGCACCGGTCCGGCTGCGAGCTCAGACGTGGCTGCATCAGACAGGCCGAGACTGCCTGGAGAATCGTAGTAGCCGCGGCTGAGACACTCACGGATTGCCGGCACCTGCAGCATGCCGCGGAACTCGTCGAGCGCCCGGTCGACGTCCACCTGAGCGGCCTCATCGATCTTCAGCGCCTGCCTGCGCAGCGTCGCTTCATCCGGCTCGCTGTCGTCGAGCCACTCGATCTGTTCAAACCAGGCATGAATGAGCGTGCCCCGCTCGAGGGCAAACGAGCGTCCCGGTTTGAGCAGATCACCGAGCCGCACTGCTGCCGCCTCCCCCTTACGTGACGGTGCGGTCCGCTGCCGGCCCCGTCGCCGGCCGTCCTTCATCGGAGCCAGCTTCACACGAATCGGCTCTTTCGGGACGGCTGCCTGCGGATCGGATCCATCGCCGGCAGGGGCTTTCAGGATCGGGCTGTCGGCGGGGAGTTGGCGATACCAGTCGGCCGTACCCCATTCCTTCAGGACGGTCTCCGGTTCAACCGGCGTACTGTTGCCGCAACCGGCCCGAATCAGCCCCGCAAACGTTGCCGGCAGGGACTTCTCCTTTTCGCTCGACGGCTTCAGATAGACATGCAGCGCGTGCACCGCCCGCGTCATCGCCACGTACAGCAGGCACATCGCTTCGCGGATGGCCCGGTTATGTGTGTCGCGAAACGCCTCCTGCACGAGTGGCGGAGCCAGTTGCTGCAGCTGCTCGTTGCGGTACAGAGAGACGCAGTCGGGTGGCTCGCCAGCATTCTGGAAGTGCGTAACGAATTTCGGCATGACCGCCTGCAGCCGGCCCTCCAGTTCCGGCAGGAGGACGACATCGAACTGCAGTCCCTTCGACTGGTGAATGTTCATCACCCGGACGGTGTCACGGGAAGGATCGTCCATCCGCTGCGTATCGACGTAGTCCGCGAAATCGGTCGGCCGCAACGTCGAGTACGCCTCGTACTCGAAGCCAAGCTGCACCAGCTGTTCGAGGCGGCTGCGATCGCGCTTTCCGCAGACCGGAGCGATCATCCCCGCCCAACGGTACAGCGACTCGCCGTAACCGCTCTGCAGGAGTTCGAGACGGACCTGCTCGGCCAGGCGGACGGCTGCCGGGGTGTCGCTATGATCGACAAAGCCGAGCCCCTGCCCGAGAGGCGAGCGGGCCACGTGGAAGCGGGCGACGGTATCCCACGGATGATCCGCCAGCCGGATCAGTGACATCATCAGCTGTAAGGCCGCCGAGTCAGTCAGCGGGTTTCCCCCTTCTTCGCTGGCCGGCACGCCGAGCCGCCGCAGTTCGAAGATCGTCCGCGCGACTCCGGGGTTGGTCCGGGTCAGGACGCCGATCGTCGCTCCCGGAAGCTGCCGGCGAATCTCGACGACGCGGCGGGCGGCGAACGCCAGGACGTCCTCCCGGTGCAGTTCGGCATCTTCCTCGTCAATCCCGGCGGCTTCGACGATGACGTGACCGGGCAGTTCGCTGCGGGCCGTACTGTGGTCCTCGAATTCATGACACCAGAGCTGGATTGGATCGAGGGCCTTCTTGAGGTTCGCATGGTCCGGCACACGCTCGAAGATGTCGTTGACCGCCTTGATGACGGGAGGAGACGAGCGAAAGCTCTTCGTCAGCGAGTCGACTTTGAGCGTCTCCAGCTCCCGTTCGATCGTGTCAAAAATCTCCGCCACACCGCCTCGCCAACCGTAAATCGCCTGCTTGATGTCACCGACGCAGAAGAAGGTTCCCTCCGGTTCCCGCACGACGGCACGGGCGAACGGCCGCAGCACGTGCCACTGCACAGGAGAGGTGTCCTGGAACTCGTCCAGCAGCAGGTGCTCGACGTGGGCGTCGATGCGGAACGCGAAGCGGGCGGCGTCACTGC
This region includes:
- a CDS encoding UvrD-helicase domain-containing protein — translated: MTQQADMTDTSTKPDHLADLVIRASAGTGKTFQLSNRYLSLLQLTSPDRILATTFTRKAAGEILERVLTRLAAAALDQKECENLAAFIHEPDLTPDDCRQMLRRLTHHLHRVRVSTLDSFFSQIATSFTLELGLPPGWRIIDEFEAVQLRERAIETVLQEGDRGDLTQLMHLLTRGEATRRVSDLIHDTVTNFEGVFADSDWKAWDWFPELHPLSEGELKATVAELEVISFPSHKTWQKQRDKDLALIRTGDWLTFIEKGIAAKVAAGEEKYCGKLITDDIELLYRRLLRHAKAIVLKQWRDQTQATWELLGRYASVVERTKREMRGLTFNDVTRTLARAADGSDAARFAFRIDAHVEHLLLDEFQDTSPVQWHVLRPFARAVVREPEGTFFCVGDIKQAIYGWRGGVAEIFDTIERELETLKVDSLTKSFRSSPPVIKAVNDIFERVPDHANLKKALDPIQLWCHEFEDHSTARSELPGHVIVEAAGIDEEDAELHREDVLAFAARRVVEIRRQLPGATIGVLTRTNPGVARTIFELRRLGVPASEEGGNPLTDSAALQLMMSLIRLADHPWDTVARFHVARSPLGQGLGFVDHSDTPAAVRLAEQVRLELLQSGYGESLYRWAGMIAPVCGKRDRSRLEQLVQLGFEYEAYSTLRPTDFADYVDTQRMDDPSRDTVRVMNIHQSKGLQFDVVLLPELEGRLQAVMPKFVTHFQNAGEPPDCVSLYRNEQLQQLAPPLVQEAFRDTHNRAIREAMCLLYVAMTRAVHALHVYLKPSSEKEKSLPATFAGLIRAGCGNSTPVEPETVLKEWGTADWYRQLPADSPILKAPAGDGSDPQAAVPKEPIRVKLAPMKDGRRRGRQRTAPSRKGEAAAVRLGDLLKPGRSFALERGTLIHAWFEQIEWLDDSEPDEATLRRQALKIDEAAQVDVDRALDEFRGMLQVPAIRECLSRGYYDSPGSLGLSDAATSELAAGPVRLTVENERDFALLEEDGALLTGSIDRLVLLEQDGKPIAADILDFKTDTIDEANPAKWNEMRAHYREQLTAYAAAVSQIYGLPDARIATRLILLSPGRVEMIER